GGTCGGCCATCATGAAACTGCCCAGCCAGTCGCCGCGCGCGGCAAAGGCCAGCTCGCCGTAATCGGCGAGGTTCATTTCCAGGTGTGCATAGGTCATGTCCGCGTTGCGCAGAAGATCGACAACAGCCATGGAGGCCGGGTCGTCGTGCATCGCAAAAGGGCGCGAAGCCATGCATTCCCCGGCAAGGGCGACCTGCCAGTCGAGATTGCGAGAAGCCATGTTCAGCCCTCACTGTTTTTTACGAGCGATCAGAATAGCAAACGGTCGGGCGCAGCACCACCGGCGCTCGGAAGCTCCTGACCATTACTTCAAGCGGTAGAAGTCCCTCAGCTCGTCGAAGCGGACATCCGCAGGCTTGGCGTAGAAGTAGTTCTGCCGGTTGACCATCAGGCCGCTCGTGCGCCGCAGGCTCACCAGCATCTCCGCCATCTTCACGGTCACGGCGAGCCCGTCGATCACCGGCACTTCGTCGATGCGATGCACGCCCGCGCGATGCAGCATCAGGTGCATCGGCAGCTCGCCCGGGATCACCACGTCGATGCCGTCCTGCTCGATCATCTCGCGCACGACCTGGGTGAACTTCTCCACCACGGGCTTTGGATTCGTGAACCCGTTCTGCACATCGTCGAAAAAGAGCCCCAAGTGGCGCACCGGACCGCCGAGGCGCTCGAGTCCGTACTTGCGGACATTGTCCTGGTAGAGCGGCGGCATTTCCTCGATGAAGGTGACCATGCCGAACTTCCGCCCGACGTAAGCAGCGGTATGCATGCAGCTGAAGCCCATTCCGACCACGGGAATGTCGACGATGCTCTGTGCGATCTGCAAGTAGGGATCGGGAATGGTGCTCAGCAGGAATGCGTCGTAGCCCTCCTTCTCCGCCTGACGCACGGCGTCGAGAAATTGCAGGCTGTGCATGTGCTGGACGTAGGAGTAGCCGATGTCCTTGCCGGGTTGCATGGTCGTGTGCGAGCCCGGCCGCATGCCGTGAATGTCGATGGTGGTGCCCGGCGCCGCGACCTTGTCGAGATGCTCCCGAATGGCCGCTACATAGTGAGGCAGCTTGTCCAGTTGCGCGAAACTCTGGTGCCACAGTTTCATGGTCGCCCTTACTCCTTGGTCAACGACCGGCCAGCACGCGTGCCGAATCCAGCCCGGCGATACGGCCGAATACGGCGCCCTTCATGACCGACGTGGCTCCGGTGTAGGCGTTGTAGTACGTGCCCATCGTCTCCCCTGCCGCATAGAGGCCCGGTATGGGATCGCCGTCGGTGTTGAGCACTTGCGCGCTCGTGTTCACCTTGAGCCCGCCAAAGGTGAACACGATCGATGAAACGATCGGATACGCCTTGAACGGCGGCCTATCGATCGGACGCGCCCAGTTCGACTTCTCCGGGTGGATGCCCTGCGTAGCGAGACGATCGACCTCCCTCGGCTTGAATGTGCCCGGCACGCAAGCGTTGTTATAGCTCGCGACTGTCGCTTCGAGCGCCGACACGGGAATTGCAAGTTTGCCGGCGAGCTCAAAAAGCGTTGCCGCTTCGATGGCCGGCTGCTCGGTGTAGATGACCAGCTTGTAGTTCGGCACGTCCTCGAGCTTGGCATCGACCACGACATAGGCGATGCCGTTGGGCTGCGATGCGATTTCGCGTGCGACGCTTTCGTACGTCTCGTCGGTCGACCCCGGTGCCTCGTCGACGAACCGCTGGCCGCGGTTGTTGACCAGGATGCCATAGGGATAGATGTAGACCGAAGATCCGGCGCGCGCCGTGCGCGGATCCATGGGCGAGGAATGCCACAAACCGAAATCGCCGCAGGGTGCGGCGCCGATGTCCAGCGCCATGCGGATGCCTTCGCCCTTGTTGTAATGCGATCCGAGCGACATGGTGCGCAGATTCACTGCTCGCTGCCCGATGTAGTGCGTCAGCATGTGCGCGTTGCCTTCGAAGCCGCCGCATGCCAGCACGACAGCGCCGGCACGAAACTGCATCGGCCGATTGCCTCGCCCGACCGCGTCGACGCCGACCACCGCACCCGAGGCATTCTGGATGAGACTGCGCGCCGTCGTCTGGTAGAAGATCGTCCCGCCGTTCTTTTCCAAGCGCGGTGCCAAGGCTTCGATGAGCCCCAGACCGCCGCCCGAAGGCTGGATGCGCGGCTGCACCGACGTCGGAAATGCGTTCGGCAGCGGGATGAAACGAATGCCGAAGGTCATCAGCCAGGCCATCGTTGCGGGCGCTTCGGCCGCAAAGGTTGCTATGACGTTCGGATCGAGATGGCTCAGCGCACGCAGGATCCCTGGCTGCTGCCCGGGGGCATTCAGAAAGCCCTTGATCAGCGTCGGATCGACATGGCCACCGCCGTTGGTGGCGAAGTGCTCCTCGAAATCGTCGCTCACTTCCGAGTCGCTCTTCATTCGCATCCAGGCGCCGGTGTAGCGCGTGTTGCCGCCGCGCTCCTCGACGGGCGCGCGCTCGAGAACCGCGACGCGCACACCGCGCTCCTGAGCCGATACGGCTGCGGCCAAGCCCGCGATTCCGCATCCGACGACGACTACGTCAAAGCTGTGCTCGTCCATGATGAATCCCGTTGCAAAACCATCCGAAGGGGTTTGTCGCCAGTATCGACTCGTGTTGGCGAC
This Betaproteobacteria bacterium DNA region includes the following protein-coding sequences:
- a CDS encoding racemase is translated as MKLWHQSFAQLDKLPHYVAAIREHLDKVAAPGTTIDIHGMRPGSHTTMQPGKDIGYSYVQHMHSLQFLDAVRQAEKEGYDAFLLSTIPDPYLQIAQSIVDIPVVGMGFSCMHTAAYVGRKFGMVTFIEEMPPLYQDNVRKYGLERLGGPVRHLGLFFDDVQNGFTNPKPVVEKFTQVVREMIEQDGIDVVIPGELPMHLMLHRAGVHRIDEVPVIDGLAVTVKMAEMLVSLRRTSGLMVNRQNYFYAKPADVRFDELRDFYRLK
- a CDS encoding FAD-dependent oxidoreductase, producing MDEHSFDVVVVGCGIAGLAAAVSAQERGVRVAVLERAPVEERGGNTRYTGAWMRMKSDSEVSDDFEEHFATNGGGHVDPTLIKGFLNAPGQQPGILRALSHLDPNVIATFAAEAPATMAWLMTFGIRFIPLPNAFPTSVQPRIQPSGGGLGLIEALAPRLEKNGGTIFYQTTARSLIQNASGAVVGVDAVGRGNRPMQFRAGAVVLACGGFEGNAHMLTHYIGQRAVNLRTMSLGSHYNKGEGIRMALDIGAAPCGDFGLWHSSPMDPRTARAGSSVYIYPYGILVNNRGQRFVDEAPGSTDETYESVAREIASQPNGIAYVVVDAKLEDVPNYKLVIYTEQPAIEAATLFELAGKLAIPVSALEATVASYNNACVPGTFKPREVDRLATQGIHPEKSNWARPIDRPPFKAYPIVSSIVFTFGGLKVNTSAQVLNTDGDPIPGLYAAGETMGTYYNAYTGATSVMKGAVFGRIAGLDSARVLAGR